In Erythrobacter litoralis HTCC2594, a single genomic region encodes these proteins:
- a CDS encoding head GIN domain-containing protein, whose protein sequence is MLNTLFKKIAPLAAIGMGLALSACDGMDISIGGSDGVPLSELDMTGPAPTELVLAGPDTVIVTEGETLDIDVEGDPEIVEAMRFTNDDGALGIMREQETWSMDGKATVRVTMPLPAELVIAGSGDVQLPGMDREADVTIAGSGRADVGNLAATRLEVTVAGSGTLVAAGTAERMELTIAGSGKAEMDRLTVEDAEITIAGSGDASFASDGTVDANIVGSGDVVVTGGATCTVESMGSGTVTCRQGTTAPPAAADAGSDDADTERAGGT, encoded by the coding sequence ATGCTCAACACCCTATTCAAGAAAATCGCACCCCTTGCCGCGATCGGCATGGGGCTGGCTCTGTCGGCCTGCGACGGGATGGACATTTCCATCGGTGGTAGCGACGGCGTGCCGCTGTCCGAGCTCGATATGACCGGCCCGGCACCGACTGAGCTCGTGCTCGCCGGACCGGACACGGTGATCGTGACCGAAGGCGAAACGCTCGACATCGATGTCGAAGGCGATCCCGAGATCGTCGAGGCGATGCGCTTCACCAATGACGATGGTGCCTTGGGCATCATGCGCGAACAGGAAACCTGGAGCATGGATGGCAAGGCCACCGTGCGCGTGACCATGCCGCTGCCCGCCGAACTGGTGATTGCCGGCTCGGGCGATGTGCAATTGCCGGGTATGGACCGCGAAGCCGACGTTACGATCGCGGGTTCGGGGCGGGCCGATGTCGGCAATCTCGCCGCTACCCGGCTCGAAGTGACCGTCGCCGGTTCGGGCACACTGGTCGCAGCCGGGACGGCTGAACGCATGGAGCTGACCATTGCCGGGTCCGGCAAGGCCGAAATGGACCGCCTGACAGTCGAGGATGCGGAAATCACGATTGCCGGATCGGGCGATGCGAGCTTCGCTTCCGACGGTACGGTTGACGCCAATATCGTCGGCTCCGGCGATGTCGTCGTTACCGGTGGCGCGACCTGCACGGTCGAATCGATGGGATCGGGCACGGTCACGTGCAGGCAAGGCACT
- a CDS encoding CarD family transcriptional regulator — protein sequence MAAKALAFDVGDYVVYPKHGVGRVIELQNEEIAGMQLELYVLRFEKERMTLRVPTNKVESIGMRKLSSDKTLKEAMETLKGKPKVKRTMWSRRAQEYEAKINSGEIVLIAEVTRDLFRPDDQPEQSYSERQIFEAASSRLARELAAMEKTDEATALEKILDVLREHAPQYYNNEEEDA from the coding sequence ATGGCAGCCAAGGCCCTCGCCTTCGACGTAGGCGATTATGTTGTTTACCCCAAGCACGGCGTCGGTCGCGTGATCGAGCTTCAGAACGAGGAAATCGCCGGCATGCAGCTCGAGCTTTACGTGCTGCGCTTCGAGAAGGAGCGCATGACGCTCCGCGTGCCCACCAACAAGGTCGAATCGATCGGCATGCGCAAGCTGTCGAGCGACAAGACGCTGAAGGAAGCGATGGAAACGCTCAAGGGCAAGCCCAAGGTCAAGCGGACCATGTGGAGCCGCCGCGCGCAGGAATACGAAGCCAAGATCAATTCGGGCGAAATCGTGCTGATCGCCGAAGTGACGCGCGACCTCTTCCGCCCGGACGACCAGCCCGAGCAGAGCTATTCCGAACGCCAGATCTTCGAAGCCGCATCGAGCCGCCTCGCTCGCGAACTCGCGGCGATGGAAAAGACCGACGAAGCGACCGCGCTCGAGAAAATCCTCGACGTTCTGCGCGAGCATGCGCCGCAATATTACAACAACGAGGAAGAGGACGCCTGA
- a CDS encoding YihY/virulence factor BrkB family protein, with the protein MGLAAAGVAFFAFLAFVPLLGAIVLAYGIVADPLMVAENIRALSSFLPASAAELIGSQLEGVVEGPDSSKGFGLLLALAISLFGARSGATALMAGLDIAYDTTETRGFVEKNALALLITGGAVLGLGIVALALTVAGLIGDALGLAASYLVLFSSGALGAVLLYRHAPDRPTATWNRTWPGAVVFAALWLLATSLFGFYVANFGNYNATYGSLGAVMVLLTWLYLSAYLLLLGAELNVQVAARRA; encoded by the coding sequence GTGGGGCTGGCCGCGGCCGGCGTGGCTTTCTTCGCCTTCCTCGCTTTCGTCCCGCTACTCGGGGCGATCGTGCTCGCTTACGGGATTGTCGCCGATCCGCTGATGGTTGCGGAGAATATTCGCGCATTGAGCTCTTTCCTGCCGGCATCGGCGGCCGAACTGATCGGTAGCCAGCTGGAAGGCGTCGTCGAAGGGCCCGACAGCAGCAAGGGCTTTGGCCTGCTCCTCGCGCTGGCGATCTCGCTGTTCGGGGCGCGTAGCGGAGCCACTGCGCTGATGGCCGGTCTCGATATCGCTTACGACACTACGGAGACCCGCGGCTTTGTAGAAAAGAACGCGCTGGCATTGCTGATCACCGGCGGCGCGGTCCTGGGCTTGGGCATCGTTGCGCTAGCGCTCACTGTGGCCGGATTGATTGGTGATGCCCTGGGGTTGGCCGCAAGCTACCTGGTGCTGTTCTCGTCCGGCGCGCTCGGTGCGGTTCTGCTTTACCGCCATGCGCCCGATCGTCCGACCGCAACCTGGAACCGGACATGGCCGGGCGCAGTCGTGTTCGCCGCCCTCTGGCTGTTGGCGACTTCGCTGTTCGGTTTCTATGTCGCGAATTTCGGCAATTACAACGCGACTTACGGTTCGCTGGGAGCGGTCATGGTCTTGCTGACCTGGCTCTACCTGTCGGCCTATCTTCTCCTGCTCGGTGCCGAACTCAACGTGCAGGTCGCCGCCAGGCGCGCCTGA
- the fdxA gene encoding ferredoxin FdxA, translated as MTYVVTDACIKCKYTDCVEVCPVDCFYEGDNMLVINPSECIDCGVCEPECPAEAILPDTEDGLEKWLEINTKFSADWPNITQKKEPPADADEHKGEEDKYEKYFSAEPGEGD; from the coding sequence ATGACCTACGTCGTCACCGACGCCTGCATCAAATGCAAATACACCGATTGCGTCGAGGTCTGCCCGGTCGATTGTTTCTACGAAGGCGACAACATGCTCGTCATCAATCCCAGCGAATGCATCGATTGCGGCGTGTGCGAGCCCGAATGTCCGGCCGAGGCGATCCTGCCCGATACCGAGGACGGGCTCGAAAAGTGGCTCGAGATCAATACCAAATTCTCCGCCGATTGGCCCAACATTACGCAGAAGAAAGAACCGCCTGCCGACGCCGACGAGCATAAGGGCGAAGAGGACAAGTACGAGAAATACTTTAGCGCCGAACCCGGCGAAGGCGACTGA
- a CDS encoding RNA-binding S4 domain-containing protein: MRIDLVLCRLRFFKTRSAARNLIEAGHLRANGRRVVQVSHPVAEGDILTVPLGKSVVVIEILHLPERRGPAAEARECYRALDPREQSALAEGSTHELKGKSSS; this comes from the coding sequence ATGCGGATCGACCTGGTTCTGTGCCGCCTGCGTTTCTTCAAGACGCGCAGCGCGGCACGCAACCTGATCGAAGCCGGCCATCTTCGCGCCAACGGTCGCCGCGTGGTGCAGGTCAGCCATCCGGTGGCCGAGGGAGACATCCTGACGGTTCCGCTCGGCAAGTCGGTCGTCGTCATCGAAATCCTGCATTTGCCCGAACGACGCGGTCCTGCCGCGGAAGCGCGGGAATGCTATCGCGCGCTTGACCCGAGGGAACAATCCGCATTAGCGGAGGGTTCAACGCACGAACTCAAGGGGAAAAGCTCGTCATGA